The Mucilaginibacter yixingensis genome window below encodes:
- a CDS encoding response regulator — MEHLSIFLVDADQFSLNLYRNHITNQGIANVTTFSTGFDCMNNLYAHPDLVLLSSNLGYDLNLELLKRIKSFDSEIDVILLPGPEHRSVLEKIRHITSTTSKYDYALDYITMVTGRMRTVKKFVRQSA, encoded by the coding sequence ATGGAACACTTATCTATATTTCTTGTAGATGCAGACCAGTTCAGCCTGAATCTCTATCGCAACCACATCACCAATCAAGGTATTGCTAATGTTACCACCTTTTCTACAGGGTTTGATTGTATGAACAATTTATACGCTCACCCTGATCTGGTTTTACTGAGCAGCAACCTGGGGTACGATCTTAATCTTGAATTATTGAAACGCATTAAATCATTTGATAGCGAAATTGATGTGATATTGTTGCCTGGCCCTGAACATAGAAGTGTACTTGAAAAGATCAGACATATCACTTCGACTACCAGTAAGTATGATTATGCGCTCGACTATATCACCATGGTGACCGGTCGTATGAGAACGGTAAAAAAATTTGTGAGACAAAGCGCATAA